In the genome of Cryptosporangium phraense, the window GGCCCTCTGGCTCCGCGACGCCGGCGAGCTCACCGGGGCCGAAGCCGCCCGCCGCACCGGCGAGTGGCTCGACTGGTTCACCGAGAACCGCATCGACGCGGTCGGCTTCGGGCTGATCAGCGTCCATGCGGCCGGGTCGGACCAGCCGGTCGTCCGGGTCGAGGAGGCGATGCAGGAGCACGACGCGGTGCTCGGCCCGGAGGTCGCGTCCTGGTTCGAGCGGGTGGCTTTCGTCCGGGGCGCGGACCTGCTGCGCGAACGATTCGTGGCGGCACCGGGGCTGCGGCTGCGCCAGATCGCCTCCCACTCCGAGGACGGGTGGGAGGTGGACCAGCAGATCCTGGCCCTGGAAACCGGCTGGCGCTGGTCGCAGGAGGTCGACCCGGTGGCGGTGGCGCTGGTCGGCGGGTGCGACGGCACGGTGACCCTCGGCGACCAGATCACGGTGCTCGCGGCCGCCTACGAGGCCGAGCCGATCGCCTTCGCCACGGTCGCGATTCCTCTGGTGGGGCGGATGGTCGAGCGCGGCCTGCTGCTCCCCGCGTCATGAGGGCCGTCGTGCAGACCGTCTCCGAGGCGTCGGTCACCGTCGACGGCGAGGTCGTCGGGGCGATCTCGGACGGGTTGCTGGTGCTCGTCGGCGTCGCCCGCACCGATACGGACGCTCAGGCCGCGCTGCTCGCCCGCAAGGTCCACGACCTGCGCATCCTGGACGGGGAGCGGTCGGCGGCGGACGTCGGGGCGCCGCTGCTCGTCGTCAGCCAGTTCACGCTCTACGGCAACACCGACAAGGGACGGCGGCCGTCCTGGAACGCGGCGGCACCGGCCGAGCAGGCCGAGCCGCTCGTGGACGCGGTCGTGGCCGCGCTCCGGGAGCGGGGCGCCAAGGTCGAAACCGGGCGGTTCCGGACCCATATGCTGGTCGCCTCGGTCAACGTCGGCCCGCAGACGATTCTGCTCGAGGTTTAAGGGCGCTTAAGACCGGAACGAAGCCCCGTTAAGGCCTGGCTCGTCGATTCGGTCATAGCTGGGCCCCCTAGCTTCTGTTGCGACGGGATCGCTATTACCGTGCCGTTTCATGGACGACGTGGCGCTTGTGGCTGCGGTGCAGCGCGGTGACGAAGAAGCGCTGGCCGACCTGTTCGAGGAGTGTCACGGCTGGACGTACTCCACCTGCCTGAACGCCCTTCGTGACCCGGACGCCGCGCAGGAGGCCACCGCGCGGGTGTTCGAGGTGTCGGTGCGGACGCGGCTGGCCGGGGCCCGGGAATTACGTCCGGCGATGCTGCGGCTGATCCACGACGCCTGCCTCGAGGTCGAGCAGGAGCTGGGCAAGAAGCGCTGGCTCCGTCGCAAGGGCGAGCAGCCGCCGGCCGCGCCGGACCCGAAGGAGCTGCGGCTGGTCGCCTGGCGGGCCGCGGGGGACCTCAGCGGGCCGGACCGGATCCTGTTCGCGCTGTCGGCCGGGGCCGGGCTGACCGTCGCCTCGATCGCCGCGGCCATCGACGCCGAGAAGCCGGCCGCGGTCGCCAAGCGGCTCGACGCGATCCGCGAGCACGTGGTGGCCGACGTCCTGGCCGCGCGGTCGCTGGACGACTGCCCGGAGCTGCGGGACACGCTGCGGTACTCGGCCAAGGAGCCCGACGACGCGGCCCGGAAGAAGGTGCACGCGCACGTCGGTGGCCGGGGGAAGACGCCGGCCTGCCCGAAGTGCGCCAAGGCCTACGAGCGCTGGCCGCTGCCCGCGCTGGCTGCCCTGCTGCCGCTGACCGCGGTGCCGGTGGGGCTGAACGACGTGGTGCTGG includes:
- the dtd gene encoding D-aminoacyl-tRNA deacylase, which produces MRAVVQTVSEASVTVDGEVVGAISDGLLVLVGVARTDTDAQAALLARKVHDLRILDGERSAADVGAPLLVVSQFTLYGNTDKGRRPSWNAAAPAEQAEPLVDAVVAALRERGAKVETGRFRTHMLVASVNVGPQTILLEV
- a CDS encoding RNA polymerase sigma factor → MDDVALVAAVQRGDEEALADLFEECHGWTYSTCLNALRDPDAAQEATARVFEVSVRTRLAGARELRPAMLRLIHDACLEVEQELGKKRWLRRKGEQPPAAPDPKELRLVAWRAAGDLSGPDRILFALSAGAGLTVASIAAAIDAEKPAAVAKRLDAIREHVVADVLAARSLDDCPELRDTLRYSAKEPDDAARKKVHAHVGGRGKTPACPKCAKAYERWPLPALAALLPLTAVPVGLNDVVLDRMERALRAVEDASTDVIPIVDTGSYAVIDAATGVVIDPEPKAAPGGRHAEPAATPATAASAASAA